One segment of Amycolatopsis alba DSM 44262 DNA contains the following:
- a CDS encoding AfsR/SARP family transcriptional regulator, which produces MTADRLPDSAGSARTAAQPSQLSFSVLGPLEAEVDGVPVRLGGRREQRLLAALLINAGRLVPASYLIGTMWPENPPKTAVRQVSNAIARLRHDLGVARSAVVTTGSAYRVVTSSASVDSVRFEADYNQGAEFLAAGLISQAAAKLAEALALWRGPAFDGLEGDAIEQTARRLDEERLAASELLIGARLRLGETEAAAREAFDLAAWHPTRETLQVLTMLALYRAGRGADALRAFDRTRIALADELGVDPSAELSALHQQILRTDTELMEDGALVRYGVGGLRAGMDTGGRREDADAQKALFPRPAQLPADLPAFGGRAAELRTVLEIGQDDSSTGPRLIAIDGMPGVGKTALAVHSAHRLAPLFPDGQLFVNLEGFSPAGDPVDPGSALEALLRSLGIQGSDIPAGTDQRAALFRSCLAGKRVLVVLDNAIGAAQVNPLLPGSASCCVLITSRTRLVDLDGAELLSLEPFSRADAVDLLGRIVGPSRLKRESPDAADQVASLCGDLPLALAVTASRLRARASWTLDFVARQLRDERNRFGELTAGERDVAGAFRLSYLNLTEAERRVFRRLSHHPGAAFDLHSTAALAEVDLGEARRLAERLVDVNLLRQPSMDRYEMHDLLRSYGRELLLAEEPEHLREAMMRRLFDYYRSTVAAAMEFIDPDSEDEPGGLEVPKSEFGQSFADYDQAAHWMDAQWQNVLPVAVAMNNHQRYSDLVLFCSAVWRYFDNRGYYRQARELETLALSAARVTGNVVLEYQALHMYALTLWRLNEFTEANRLFNEVFELASTTGDVRMQCRARGNSGVTHWLKGESDQAIEHLGWVRETAHAHGSVLIEARARHRIGLIHTENSRYSEAAEELDQALRLAHENESPDLEAECFLALGINSRALGDGALAVAQFTTAVEVLESTGNRSMLPIAHKEMAAAFDILGEQLNAERHRRFALRLYTDLGILESPEARELKQHLNDYSA; this is translated from the coding sequence ATGACCGCTGATCGGTTACCCGATTCGGCGGGATCTGCCCGAACCGCCGCTCAGCCCTCCCAACTCAGCTTCTCCGTCCTCGGCCCGCTCGAAGCCGAGGTCGACGGTGTCCCCGTCCGTTTGGGCGGACGTCGTGAACAGCGTCTCCTCGCCGCCCTGCTGATCAACGCGGGCAGGCTGGTCCCGGCGTCGTACCTGATCGGCACGATGTGGCCGGAGAACCCGCCGAAGACCGCGGTCCGCCAGGTCAGCAACGCGATCGCGCGGCTGCGGCACGACCTCGGCGTGGCACGGTCCGCCGTGGTCACCACCGGCTCCGCGTACCGCGTCGTCACCAGCAGCGCCTCGGTCGACTCGGTCCGTTTCGAGGCGGACTACAACCAGGGCGCCGAGTTCCTGGCGGCCGGGCTGATCTCCCAGGCGGCCGCGAAGCTCGCGGAAGCACTCGCGCTCTGGCGCGGACCGGCCTTCGACGGCCTCGAAGGCGACGCCATCGAGCAGACGGCGCGAAGGCTCGACGAAGAACGCCTCGCCGCCAGCGAGCTCCTGATCGGCGCCCGGCTCCGGCTCGGCGAGACCGAAGCGGCCGCCCGCGAAGCCTTCGACCTGGCCGCCTGGCATCCCACCCGCGAGACCCTGCAGGTCCTCACCATGCTGGCGCTCTACCGGGCGGGCCGCGGCGCCGACGCGCTCCGGGCCTTCGACCGGACCAGGATCGCGCTCGCCGACGAGCTCGGTGTCGACCCGAGTGCCGAGCTGAGCGCGCTCCACCAGCAGATCCTGCGCACCGACACCGAACTGATGGAGGACGGTGCCCTCGTCCGGTACGGCGTCGGCGGGCTCCGGGCCGGAATGGACACCGGCGGACGGCGCGAGGACGCCGACGCGCAGAAGGCGCTCTTCCCCCGCCCCGCGCAGCTTCCCGCGGACCTCCCCGCGTTCGGTGGCCGCGCCGCCGAACTGCGGACCGTCCTCGAAATCGGCCAAGACGACTCGTCGACGGGGCCGCGGCTGATCGCGATCGACGGGATGCCAGGGGTCGGCAAGACAGCACTGGCCGTCCACTCCGCGCACCGGCTCGCCCCGCTGTTCCCCGACGGGCAGCTCTTCGTGAACCTCGAAGGGTTCTCGCCGGCGGGCGACCCGGTCGATCCGGGGTCCGCGCTCGAGGCGCTGTTGCGGTCGCTCGGCATCCAGGGTTCGGACATCCCCGCCGGTACCGACCAGCGTGCCGCTTTGTTCCGCAGTTGCCTCGCCGGCAAACGCGTGCTCGTGGTGCTGGACAACGCCATCGGGGCGGCTCAGGTGAACCCGCTGCTGCCCGGTTCGGCGAGCTGCTGCGTGCTGATCACCAGCCGGACCCGGCTCGTGGACCTCGACGGCGCCGAACTGCTCTCCCTGGAACCGTTCAGCCGGGCGGACGCGGTGGACCTGCTCGGCCGGATCGTCGGCCCCTCCCGGCTGAAGCGGGAATCCCCCGACGCGGCCGACCAGGTTGCGAGCCTGTGCGGCGACCTCCCGCTCGCGCTGGCGGTCACGGCGAGCCGGTTGCGGGCGCGGGCGTCGTGGACGCTCGACTTCGTCGCCAGGCAGTTGCGCGACGAGCGGAACCGGTTCGGCGAACTCACCGCGGGGGAACGCGACGTCGCAGGCGCTTTCCGACTGTCCTATCTGAACTTGACCGAGGCCGAGCGCCGGGTGTTCCGCCGGTTGAGCCACCATCCCGGCGCCGCGTTCGACCTCCACTCGACGGCGGCCTTGGCCGAAGTGGATCTCGGCGAGGCCCGCCGCCTCGCCGAACGTCTCGTCGACGTGAATCTCCTGCGGCAGCCGTCGATGGACCGGTACGAGATGCACGACCTCCTCCGCAGCTACGGCCGCGAACTTCTGCTCGCGGAGGAGCCGGAACACCTGCGCGAGGCGATGATGCGGCGGCTGTTCGACTACTACCGCAGCACCGTCGCGGCCGCGATGGAGTTCATCGATCCGGACTCCGAAGACGAACCGGGCGGCCTCGAAGTGCCGAAGAGCGAGTTCGGGCAGTCGTTCGCCGACTACGACCAGGCCGCGCACTGGATGGACGCTCAATGGCAGAACGTCCTGCCGGTGGCCGTCGCGATGAACAACCATCAGCGGTACTCGGACCTCGTGCTCTTCTGTTCGGCGGTCTGGCGCTACTTCGACAACCGCGGCTACTACCGCCAGGCCAGGGAACTGGAGACCCTCGCCCTGTCCGCCGCGCGGGTCACCGGGAACGTGGTCCTCGAGTACCAGGCCCTGCACATGTACGCGCTGACCCTGTGGCGGCTCAACGAGTTCACCGAGGCGAACCGGCTGTTCAACGAAGTGTTCGAACTGGCCTCGACCACCGGCGACGTCCGGATGCAGTGCCGGGCCAGGGGCAATTCGGGCGTCACCCACTGGCTCAAGGGCGAGTCCGACCAGGCGATCGAGCACCTCGGGTGGGTCCGCGAGACCGCCCACGCCCACGGCAGCGTGCTGATCGAGGCCCGCGCCAGGCATCGGATCGGGCTGATCCACACCGAGAACAGCCGATATTCCGAAGCCGCCGAGGAACTCGACCAAGCGCTGAGACTGGCCCACGAGAACGAATCACCCGATCTCGAGGCGGAATGCTTTCTTGCTCTCGGTATCAATTCGCGTGCCCTCGGCGATGGCGCACTCGCGGTCGCCCAGTTCACCACCGCGGTGGAAGTGCTCGAATCGACCGGTAATCGCAGCATGCTGCCCATCGCCCACAAGGAGATGGCGGCCGCGTTCGACATTCTCGGTGAGCAGCTGAATGCGGAACGTCATCGCCGGTTCGCATTGCGCTTATACACCGATCTCGGCATTTTGGAATCCCCCGAGGCCCGTGAACTCAAACAGCATCTGAACGATTACTCGGCGTAA
- a CDS encoding alpha/beta fold hydrolase, protein MGLERVTTPVLEIEYEHAGEAGGPPVILLHGFPYDVRAYDEVAPILAAGGASVYVPYLRGFGGTQFLDDATPRSGQQAALAQDLLDFMDALGLENAVVAGYDWGGRAACIAAALRPERVRGLVSVDGYNVQNLACSGEPAPPEWERTYWYQFYFHSERGRRGLAENREELCALLWRTWSPTWAGADAAFPASAPSLHNPDFVDVVIHSYRHRFGLAEGDPRYQALEDLIAQEPAITVPTVVLESGDDGIGGPSAEGDREYFTGPYEHRVLSGVGHNVPQEAPEAFAAAVASLLE, encoded by the coding sequence ATGGGCCTGGAACGCGTCACCACGCCGGTGCTGGAGATCGAGTACGAGCACGCCGGCGAGGCGGGCGGGCCACCGGTGATCCTGCTCCACGGTTTCCCCTACGACGTGCGGGCCTACGACGAGGTCGCGCCGATCCTCGCGGCCGGTGGCGCCTCGGTGTACGTCCCGTATCTCCGCGGGTTCGGGGGGACGCAGTTCCTCGACGACGCCACACCACGCTCCGGGCAGCAGGCCGCGCTCGCGCAGGACCTGCTCGACTTCATGGACGCGCTGGGGCTGGAGAACGCCGTCGTCGCCGGATACGACTGGGGTGGCCGCGCGGCGTGCATCGCGGCCGCGCTCCGGCCCGAGCGTGTGCGCGGGCTGGTCTCGGTGGACGGCTACAACGTCCAAAACCTCGCCTGCTCGGGCGAACCGGCGCCACCCGAATGGGAACGCACGTACTGGTACCAATTTTATTTCCACTCCGAGCGCGGCCGCCGCGGGCTGGCGGAGAACCGTGAAGAGCTGTGCGCCCTGTTGTGGCGCACCTGGTCACCGACCTGGGCCGGCGCAGACGCGGCGTTCCCGGCGAGCGCCCCCAGCCTCCACAACCCCGACTTCGTCGACGTCGTCATCCACTCCTACCGGCACCGCTTCGGCCTGGCGGAAGGAGATCCGCGGTACCAGGCGCTCGAAGACCTGATCGCGCAGGAACCGGCCATCACGGTGCCGACGGTCGTGCTGGAAAGCGGGGACGACGGCATCGGCGGGCCCAGCGCGGAGGGCGACCGCGAGTACTTCACCGGGCCGTACGAGCACCGGGTTCTGTCGGGGGTCGGGCATAACGTTCCCCAGGAGGCCCCCGAAGCGTTCGCCGCGGCGGTGGCATCCCTGCTCGAGTGA
- a CDS encoding VOC family protein: MTDTQPAPPVPPGTFLLELVPVPVSDIDRAKEFYTERLGFHLDVDVRPADGVRIVQLTPPGSACSITLAAGIASLDMPVGTLRGLHLVVADIEEARAALIARGTEVGPVEDMGGVFYAAFSDPDGNTWTLQHMPWRVG; encoded by the coding sequence GTGACCGATACCCAGCCCGCGCCCCCGGTCCCGCCGGGGACGTTCCTGCTCGAACTCGTCCCGGTGCCGGTCAGCGACATCGACCGGGCGAAGGAGTTCTACACCGAGCGGCTCGGCTTCCACCTCGACGTCGACGTGCGGCCCGCCGACGGTGTCCGGATCGTCCAGCTCACCCCGCCCGGTTCGGCCTGCTCGATCACCTTGGCCGCCGGGATCGCGTCCCTCGACATGCCGGTCGGCACCCTGCGCGGGCTGCACCTCGTGGTCGCCGACATCGAGGAGGCCAGGGCCGCGCTCATCGCCAGGGGTACCGAAGTCGGGCCGGTCGAGGACATGGGCGGCGTCTTCTACGCGGCTTTCAGCGACCCGGACGGCAACACCTGGACGCTCCAGCACATGCCCTGGCGCGTGGGGTGA
- a CDS encoding YggT family protein has product MSALGDLVGVLLTLFLVVLVARMVLDWAVTLATRLPSWAFRARGIAHRLTEPVLAPVRRVVRPVRAGGVAFDLAFTLVFLAVVLLQSLAFSL; this is encoded by the coding sequence ATGAGTGCTCTTGGCGATCTTGTGGGCGTCCTGCTCACCCTGTTCCTGGTCGTGCTCGTCGCCCGGATGGTGCTGGACTGGGCCGTCACCCTCGCCACCCGCCTGCCCTCCTGGGCTTTCCGGGCGCGCGGGATCGCCCACCGGCTGACCGAGCCCGTGCTGGCGCCGGTCCGCCGCGTGGTCCGTCCGGTGCGGGCCGGCGGGGTGGCGTTCGACCTCGCCTTCACCCTCGTGTTCCTGGCGGTCGTTCTCCTGCAGTCCCTCGCGTTCAGCCTCTGA
- a CDS encoding LysE family translocator, whose protein sequence is MSIAFLITTLIVVATPGTGVVYTLSAGLARGRRASVIAATACTLGIIPHMIAAITGLAALLHASAVAFEIIKYLGVAYLLYMAWATLRDREAIVVDSDPEPASTLRTITSGVLINVLNPKLTLFFFAFLPQFVPAGEPGSIPRMLLLSGVFMLATFVVFSVYGVLAAGVRHHVLSRPRVLAWTRRVFAGSFAALGAKLAFTTQ, encoded by the coding sequence GTGAGCATCGCCTTCCTGATCACCACGCTGATCGTGGTCGCCACACCCGGCACCGGCGTGGTCTACACCTTGTCCGCCGGGCTGGCCCGCGGGAGACGCGCGAGTGTCATCGCCGCGACCGCCTGCACCCTCGGCATCATCCCGCATATGATCGCCGCGATCACCGGCCTCGCGGCGCTGCTGCACGCGAGCGCGGTCGCGTTCGAAATCATCAAGTACCTCGGCGTGGCCTACCTGCTCTACATGGCGTGGGCGACGCTGAGGGACCGTGAGGCGATCGTCGTGGACAGCGATCCCGAACCGGCCTCGACGCTGCGGACGATCACCTCCGGCGTGCTGATCAACGTCCTGAACCCGAAGCTGACGCTGTTCTTCTTCGCGTTCCTGCCCCAGTTCGTCCCGGCGGGAGAGCCCGGTTCCATTCCCCGGATGCTGCTGCTGAGCGGGGTGTTCATGCTGGCGACGTTCGTGGTGTTCAGCGTGTACGGCGTCCTCGCCGCCGGGGTGCGTCACCACGTCCTTTCCCGGCCGCGCGTGCTCGCCTGGACGCGGCGGGTCTTCGCCGGTTCCTTCGCCGCGCTCGGCGCCAAACTCGCGTTCACCACCCAGTAG
- a CDS encoding B3/B4 domain-containing protein, whose product MRLQHHPDVRAEHPSLAVGTLEATGISPGMPVEIEKFVARATRRLADGPESEFPEIQAWRRAFAKMGLKPTQYRCASESLLRRLRKEGALPRIHPVIDLCNAVSVAYAIPVAVLDVAKISGSLEVRHARGDEKYVTFAGTVEHPNPGEVIFADEDGQAHARRWTNRQSGHSAVSATTSDVLIVCEGLHATAADDVRLVIEAVERELRG is encoded by the coding sequence ATGCGACTCCAGCACCACCCCGACGTCCGCGCCGAACACCCCTCCCTCGCCGTCGGCACGCTCGAAGCCACCGGCATCTCCCCCGGAATGCCCGTCGAGATCGAGAAGTTCGTCGCGCGGGCGACGCGACGGCTCGCGGACGGCCCGGAATCGGAATTCCCCGAGATCCAGGCCTGGCGGCGGGCGTTCGCCAAGATGGGCTTGAAACCCACGCAGTACCGGTGCGCGTCGGAATCGCTGTTGCGCCGTCTACGGAAAGAGGGCGCGCTCCCCCGGATCCACCCGGTGATCGACCTCTGCAACGCCGTCTCGGTCGCCTACGCCATCCCTGTCGCGGTGCTCGACGTCGCCAAGATCAGCGGCTCGCTCGAAGTCCGCCACGCGCGCGGCGACGAGAAATACGTGACCTTCGCGGGCACTGTCGAGCATCCGAACCCCGGCGAGGTGATCTTCGCCGACGAAGACGGGCAAGCCCACGCGCGGCGATGGACGAACCGGCAGAGCGGGCACTCCGCCGTCTCCGCCACGACGTCCGACGTGCTGATCGTTTGCGAAGGGCTGCACGCGACAGCGGCCGACGACGTCCGGCTGGTGATCGAGGCCGTCGAGCGCGAGCTCAGAGGCTGA
- a CDS encoding HNH endonuclease signature motif containing protein gives MDTDRAFLASYKDPDTLNAEECVAVAQAASADIARLEAVRFRAIARLSCHRDGASSVVQEVALALSVVDGHAGALVSTARALTTRLPCTLGLMDRGLLSGAGAAKVAAATAWLSKENALAVDALLEDRLAGKNTEQIRKAASRAANTADREGAARRAKHFRDGRRLTVRHGGAGVASLEVEDGPVEKVAAAYTRIDREARALRADGETRSLDQLRADVALDLLLGGKGGKTERSEVFLYMDLNTYLGLNEDPADLAGHGPLPAPLAREIASGADTVLRRIITDPLSGQVLDLGRERYRPTAGVGEFVRVRDRECRRPGCHRVAQACDLDHSVPWQFGGHTSVTDLVDLCRRDHRLKDEPGWTYTLAPDGTLTITTPTGQTYDSSPPPLHEPRPTDEPPPF, from the coding sequence GTGGACACCGATAGAGCCTTTTTGGCTTCATACAAGGACCCTGACACTCTGAACGCCGAGGAGTGTGTCGCTGTGGCGCAGGCCGCGTCGGCGGATATCGCGCGGTTGGAGGCGGTGCGGTTCCGTGCGATCGCGCGGCTGTCGTGTCATCGTGATGGTGCGTCGAGCGTGGTGCAGGAGGTGGCGTTGGCATTGTCCGTTGTGGACGGTCATGCGGGCGCGCTGGTCTCCACGGCACGGGCGTTGACCACCCGCTTGCCCTGCACCCTCGGTTTGATGGACCGCGGATTGTTGAGTGGAGCGGGGGCGGCGAAGGTCGCTGCCGCGACCGCATGGTTGTCGAAGGAGAACGCGCTCGCCGTGGACGCGTTGCTGGAGGATCGGTTGGCGGGGAAGAACACCGAGCAGATCCGCAAAGCCGCGAGCCGCGCGGCGAACACGGCGGATCGGGAGGGTGCTGCCCGGCGTGCCAAGCATTTTCGCGATGGTCGTCGGTTGACGGTGCGTCATGGTGGGGCGGGGGTGGCGTCGCTGGAGGTGGAGGACGGTCCGGTGGAGAAGGTGGCCGCGGCCTACACCCGGATCGACAGGGAAGCGCGGGCGCTCCGGGCGGATGGTGAGACCCGCAGCCTCGACCAGCTCCGTGCCGATGTTGCTCTCGATCTCCTGCTCGGTGGGAAGGGCGGGAAGACGGAACGGTCGGAGGTGTTCCTGTATATGGACTTGAACACCTATCTCGGTCTCAATGAGGATCCCGCGGATCTGGCCGGGCACGGTCCCCTCCCGGCTCCGCTGGCGCGGGAGATCGCCTCAGGTGCGGACACGGTGTTGCGGCGGATCATCACGGACCCGTTGTCGGGGCAGGTGCTGGATCTGGGGCGGGAGCGGTATCGGCCGACGGCGGGCGTGGGTGAGTTCGTGCGGGTGCGGGACCGTGAGTGCCGAAGACCCGGCTGCCACCGGGTTGCCCAGGCCTGCGATCTCGATCATTCCGTGCCGTGGCAATTCGGTGGCCATACGAGCGTCACCGATCTGGTTGATCTGTGCCGCCGCGACCATCGGCTCAAGGACGAACCCGGCTGGACCTACACGCTCGCCCCTGATGGCACTCTCACCATCACCACCCCGACAGGGCAGACCTACGACAGCTCACCGCCGCCGCTGCACGAACCCCGCCCGACAGACGAGCCACCACCGTTCTGA
- a CDS encoding SagB/ThcOx family dehydrogenase, with protein sequence MLVRVSTCGTLYWSEGDVIWDDHLGHRQLKLAEGTERVLRWFSSWREPESVREADENPETGERLVRIARAMIRYDVLVIKGSSRQQREEEILRDWGPWGTSARAFHFGTRSLRETEFTASETTANSLLEKAKASPPPSPVRPSGEYDAIALPEPSPEPLNAIGLGDALNKRRSTREFGEEPMLLRDLSALLTAARPTRPETHSDIPATGNVFKTSPSGGARHPTDVYVYARNVEGLDRGIYRYDGFRHGLTPLDGKIDDDELIALAGDQRWTGNAGALLIYTSVIERNQWKYPVSRTYRVLLMDVGHLSQTVYLLATALGLNVTFTAALRDELVEDLLGCDPANELVLGMSVLGTRL encoded by the coding sequence ATGCTGGTAAGGGTTTCCACTTGCGGAACGCTCTATTGGTCCGAGGGCGACGTCATCTGGGACGATCACCTCGGACATCGCCAGCTCAAACTCGCCGAAGGAACAGAACGCGTCCTGCGATGGTTCAGTTCTTGGCGCGAACCGGAATCGGTCCGTGAAGCGGACGAGAACCCCGAGACAGGGGAAAGACTCGTCCGTATCGCGCGAGCGATGATCCGGTACGACGTGCTGGTGATCAAAGGTTCTTCCCGGCAACAACGGGAAGAAGAGATCCTTCGGGATTGGGGTCCTTGGGGAACGTCCGCGCGGGCGTTTCACTTCGGCACCCGATCCTTGCGTGAGACCGAGTTCACGGCCAGCGAAACAACGGCGAACTCCCTGCTGGAGAAGGCGAAGGCCAGCCCTCCGCCTTCTCCGGTGAGGCCTTCGGGCGAGTACGACGCGATAGCGCTGCCCGAACCGTCACCGGAACCGCTGAACGCGATCGGGCTCGGCGACGCGCTGAACAAGCGCCGAAGCACCCGCGAGTTCGGCGAAGAACCCATGCTGCTGCGTGACTTGAGCGCACTTCTCACCGCTGCCCGGCCGACGAGGCCGGAAACGCACTCCGACATCCCCGCCACCGGGAACGTCTTCAAGACGAGCCCGTCAGGTGGGGCGAGGCATCCGACGGACGTGTACGTCTACGCGAGGAACGTCGAGGGCCTGGATCGCGGGATCTACCGCTACGACGGGTTCCGGCACGGCCTCACGCCGCTGGACGGCAAAATCGACGACGACGAACTGATCGCGCTCGCCGGCGACCAGCGTTGGACCGGGAACGCCGGCGCGCTGCTGATCTACACCAGCGTCATCGAGCGGAACCAGTGGAAGTACCCGGTGAGCCGGACGTATCGCGTGCTGCTGATGGACGTCGGGCACCTCAGCCAGACCGTCTACCTGCTGGCGACGGCACTCGGGCTGAACGTCACCTTCACCGCGGCGCTTCGCGACGAACTGGTCGAGGACCTCCTCGGCTGCGATCCGGCGAACGAACTGGTGCTCGGGATGTCGGTGCTCGGCACTCGCCTGTGA